The following proteins come from a genomic window of Streptomyces sp. Sge12:
- a CDS encoding HNH endonuclease, whose amino-acid sequence MTQAPAEGTDIKWLLQPIGQAAQRGPQNFEHSVRRGVELADYAAELGDQADDLKTLFPGGRARFWGSVRAKKESHGKNKAIDTTRPGDEVLFYAEGSFIARATIVAAFRNRALAEKIWRKDKDGNPWEYMVALDNVVEISVPARRILAKLDYKAGHVQSLIQVTAANVLRLRPLLDDADPLTLPLPKDSVIPRQKQRAPRLGSEDLLRMLGNLNTYSQPDGSPARHKPLALLWAIGRLTAGQERLAPWEEFEAEVGSLLDEFGGEHDRRTPEYPFWHLRSSGLWEVQGIDDSGFKPTVAALRAAKARAGFSSDAAKRLKRALTRAQAVRRLHSTYFAESGIDKDVLLDRVGLDGYSSASGRSTDAPAAPGPVARRPATGTRPDRDRSLPDQVKILHEDRCQVCGEQLETRDSHYSEAAHIQGVASPHLGPDVLENLLCLCPNHHKQFDHFGIYIDVDWAVRHTRSGEQVGTLTRIPEHRVDPEYVEYHRDQCLNSE is encoded by the coding sequence ATGACACAGGCACCCGCCGAGGGTACGGACATCAAGTGGCTGCTGCAGCCGATCGGGCAGGCCGCCCAGCGTGGACCCCAGAACTTCGAGCATTCCGTCCGGAGGGGTGTGGAGCTTGCCGACTATGCGGCCGAGCTCGGCGACCAGGCGGATGATCTCAAGACGCTCTTCCCCGGGGGGCGGGCACGGTTCTGGGGGTCGGTGCGGGCAAAGAAGGAGAGCCACGGCAAGAACAAGGCGATCGACACCACCCGTCCGGGCGACGAGGTGCTGTTCTATGCCGAGGGGTCTTTCATCGCTCGGGCCACGATCGTGGCAGCCTTCAGGAACCGAGCTCTGGCCGAGAAGATCTGGCGCAAGGACAAGGACGGAAATCCCTGGGAATACATGGTCGCCCTCGACAACGTCGTCGAGATCAGCGTCCCGGCCCGGCGGATCCTGGCAAAGCTGGACTACAAGGCCGGCCACGTGCAGTCCCTGATCCAGGTGACGGCCGCGAACGTGCTCCGCCTCCGCCCGTTGCTGGACGATGCCGATCCCCTGACACTGCCGCTGCCGAAAGATTCGGTGATCCCGCGACAGAAACAGCGAGCACCCCGGTTGGGCAGCGAGGACCTGCTGCGCATGCTCGGCAACCTGAACACTTACTCCCAGCCGGATGGAAGCCCGGCCCGCCACAAGCCGCTGGCCCTTCTCTGGGCGATCGGCCGGCTGACGGCCGGGCAGGAGAGGCTCGCGCCCTGGGAGGAGTTCGAGGCGGAAGTCGGTTCCCTGCTGGACGAGTTCGGCGGCGAACATGACCGCAGGACGCCCGAGTACCCGTTCTGGCACCTGCGGAGCAGCGGATTGTGGGAGGTCCAGGGCATCGACGACAGCGGGTTCAAGCCCACGGTGGCAGCCCTGCGCGCAGCGAAGGCCCGAGCAGGTTTCAGCAGCGACGCGGCCAAGCGTCTCAAGCGCGCCCTGACCCGCGCCCAGGCAGTCCGTCGGTTGCACTCCACGTACTTCGCCGAGTCCGGTATCGACAAGGACGTACTCCTTGACCGGGTGGGCCTCGACGGGTACAGCAGCGCCAGTGGCCGGAGTACGGACGCTCCGGCCGCGCCCGGCCCGGTCGCTCGCCGCCCGGCGACTGGCACCCGGCCCGACCGCGACCGCAGCCTCCCCGACCAGGTCAAGATCCTGCACGAGGACCGGTGTCAGGTCTGCGGTGAGCAGCTGGAGACACGGGACAGCCACTACAGCGAGGCCGCGCACATCCAGGGTGTTGCCAGCCCGCACTTGGGGCCTGACGTATTGGAGAACCTGCTCTGCCTCTGCCCCAATCACCACAAGCAGTTCGACCACTTCGGCATCTACATCGATGTCGACTGGGCGGTCCGGCACACCAGGAGCGGCGAGCAGGTCGGAACCCTCACACGCATCCCCGAGCACCGGGTGGACCCGGAGTATGTCGAGTACCACCGCGACCAGTGCCTCAATAGCGAGTAA
- the pglW gene encoding BREX system serine/threonine kinase PglW has translation MRDGRWVSVTESEFPHEQRGLEAIREKLRDNDPWRAWSNFTFTAGTGHVREVDLLVISPRGVHLIELKDWHGSVESRNGTWLQTLPGPGTRQRTHGNPLHLANKKAKELASLLKDQGESVWVSEAVCFTDASLRTRLPAHDQHGVHTVDQLVQMLEEPPREERRRIDGPRSRRIAAALKDIGIARSDAEYKVGPYLLNRKSFDSGPTWADYQAQHSELPEAARVRVYLRERGSDAAQRASVERAARREAAVLRGFRHRGVVQLKQYDPTGHSAGPALIFDFDPRTLRLDEYLFQYGEKLDVLSRMALARQLAETMRSAHSRRLYHRTLAARAIHVTPGGRDRGEAGWLTPQLQISDWQIAVQRGAGQEGGPNAGAERFAPTTFSRAGAHLSEGADPYLAPELTAPKADPVALDVYGLGVLTYLLATGKAPAASQAELMARYEAGEGLRPSAVVDGLSEYIDELVQAATAYRVLDRLTSVDDFLEMLEVVEDTLTEPPAQPAVAEPAAAEPAATPAPAPTPVPAEAEQKAKQEQEQEEKDPLEAVAGDVLAGRWEVRRRLGTGSTSRAFLVRDLTAAPELPFAKSLAVIKVAVSERSNEVLVREAAVMEQLRPHSGIIRLIKPEPQRIGTRTVLVMEYVGDERDPGDEPAVPGSTRNRRREETVARQLREFGRLSVDQLEAYGDYLFGAVDFLEGEGVWHRDIKPDNIAIRIRRNRTRELVLIDFSLAGFPVQETEAGTEGYLDPFIGTLTDRSVYDAHAERYAVAVTLHEMASRELPVWGGGRVVPRQTDPEVEPYPAIAADAFDPAVKDGLVEFFRTALHRDASQRFPDLKPMRDAWKRIFLAMDQAKPSTKSKRPGQQPATAPQTAAERGPAAIADAEEETAEELRDQLAAAVDRETNLSAAGLSPAAQSFVFGLDVETVGQLLDYSQRTLVNAPGLGPKTRNEVLARIKQWRQLLAEQPAAPLTPAGRKAAKEELSAAESAVAVSLVGTDAARELTERALRTISLDALATVFVPELKKNESNRNECETVRLLLRLPDERGVLPQIGVWPRQKDVAAALGLDPSTISNLIKEQRKRWAKQPAVQTLRTEILELLRELGRVASAAEIADALAVRRGTELAEPEQRRALALAAVRAVVEVEAADPTDFQHSPNRNASDEAMGAGLLALEVAEDDAPDTPSAPGLLAYALRLGKVADRLAKLDTLPTAATVLGELSGVPQPSAAVDWDERRMVELAAAASRNAAATPRLEIYPRDLPLVRALRLTQAGLIRLTPGLDRDRQPGLTPSDVHDRVRARFPEILDARGGHTLPVGGPLTTALRDAGFDLDLETRAGTSVVRYLPTKRKDDSNFLTLGDRRQPTATLSAHRYADDPQVAEAVAAQERLLSSAPRDGFRVLTVRTGLAPKAGAALVGEQFSAEPVSVTKMFLGALHELVDQRPLPTWETILRADVAEPGTRGALKFAEYARTAWGTVEPRLAELLEGGRTAGVPLLLTDGGVLARYDAMGVLERLAERAREGGRGLWLLCPQSDPARPPRLGSVAVPYQAGLGEWIPLPDAWVDDQRRSGLGE, from the coding sequence ATGCGGGACGGCCGGTGGGTGTCGGTCACCGAATCCGAGTTTCCGCACGAGCAGCGCGGTCTCGAAGCCATCCGCGAGAAGCTCCGCGACAACGACCCCTGGCGTGCCTGGTCGAACTTCACGTTCACCGCGGGCACCGGCCACGTCCGCGAGGTTGACCTCCTGGTGATCTCCCCCAGAGGCGTCCACCTGATTGAGCTGAAGGACTGGCACGGCAGCGTCGAGTCCCGCAACGGCACCTGGCTGCAGACCCTGCCAGGCCCCGGCACCCGGCAGCGCACCCACGGCAACCCCCTTCACCTGGCGAACAAGAAGGCCAAGGAGCTGGCCTCGCTCCTCAAGGACCAGGGCGAGTCCGTCTGGGTCTCCGAGGCGGTCTGCTTCACTGACGCCTCCCTGCGGACCCGGCTGCCCGCCCACGACCAGCACGGCGTCCACACCGTGGACCAGCTCGTCCAGATGCTGGAGGAGCCCCCGCGCGAGGAGCGCCGCCGGATCGACGGCCCGCGCTCCCGGAGGATCGCCGCCGCACTGAAAGACATCGGGATCGCCCGCAGCGACGCCGAGTACAAGGTGGGCCCGTACCTGCTGAACCGCAAGTCCTTCGACTCCGGCCCCACCTGGGCCGACTACCAGGCCCAGCACAGCGAGCTGCCCGAAGCTGCCCGCGTCCGCGTCTACCTGCGCGAACGCGGCTCGGATGCCGCGCAGCGTGCCTCCGTCGAGCGCGCGGCCCGGCGCGAGGCAGCGGTGCTGCGCGGGTTCCGGCACCGGGGTGTCGTGCAGCTCAAGCAGTACGATCCGACGGGGCACTCCGCCGGCCCTGCCCTGATCTTCGACTTCGATCCGCGCACGCTCCGGCTGGACGAGTACCTGTTCCAGTACGGCGAGAAGCTGGACGTCCTGTCCCGTATGGCGCTCGCCCGCCAGCTCGCCGAGACCATGCGCTCCGCGCACAGCCGCCGCCTCTACCACCGCACCCTGGCGGCCCGTGCCATCCATGTCACCCCGGGTGGCCGGGACCGTGGCGAAGCCGGCTGGCTGACCCCGCAGCTGCAGATCTCGGACTGGCAGATCGCCGTCCAGCGCGGCGCCGGTCAGGAAGGCGGGCCGAACGCGGGAGCCGAGCGGTTCGCTCCGACAACCTTCTCCCGGGCCGGGGCCCACCTCTCGGAGGGCGCCGACCCGTACCTCGCGCCCGAGCTGACCGCCCCCAAGGCGGATCCGGTCGCGCTGGACGTCTACGGCCTGGGCGTCCTCACGTACCTGCTGGCCACCGGCAAGGCTCCGGCCGCCAGCCAGGCCGAGCTCATGGCGCGCTACGAGGCGGGCGAGGGGCTGCGCCCGAGCGCGGTCGTGGACGGCCTCTCGGAGTACATCGACGAGCTGGTCCAGGCCGCCACCGCGTACCGCGTCCTGGACCGCCTGACTTCGGTGGACGACTTCCTGGAGATGCTGGAGGTCGTCGAGGACACCCTGACCGAGCCGCCCGCCCAGCCTGCGGTCGCCGAGCCTGCTGCCGCTGAGCCGGCCGCGACCCCGGCCCCTGCCCCCACTCCCGTTCCCGCCGAGGCCGAGCAGAAGGCGAAGCAGGAACAGGAGCAGGAGGAGAAGGACCCGCTGGAGGCGGTGGCGGGCGATGTCCTGGCCGGCCGCTGGGAGGTCCGCCGTCGGCTCGGCACCGGCTCGACCAGCCGCGCCTTCCTCGTCCGCGACCTCACCGCGGCCCCCGAGCTGCCCTTCGCGAAGTCCTTGGCCGTCATCAAGGTCGCCGTTTCGGAGCGGAGCAACGAGGTCCTGGTCCGCGAGGCCGCGGTCATGGAGCAGCTGCGCCCGCATTCCGGCATCATCCGGCTGATCAAGCCCGAGCCGCAGAGGATCGGCACGCGCACCGTCCTGGTCATGGAGTACGTCGGCGACGAACGCGACCCCGGTGACGAGCCAGCGGTCCCCGGCTCGACCAGGAACCGGCGCCGCGAGGAGACCGTGGCCCGCCAGCTGCGTGAATTCGGGCGTCTGTCCGTGGACCAGCTGGAGGCCTACGGCGACTACCTCTTCGGAGCGGTCGACTTCCTCGAGGGCGAGGGCGTCTGGCACCGCGACATCAAGCCGGACAACATCGCGATCCGCATCCGCCGCAACCGAACGCGCGAGCTCGTTCTGATCGACTTCTCACTGGCGGGCTTCCCCGTACAGGAGACCGAGGCGGGCACGGAGGGCTACCTCGACCCCTTCATCGGCACGCTCACCGACCGCTCGGTGTACGACGCGCACGCGGAGCGGTACGCCGTGGCGGTCACCTTGCACGAGATGGCCTCGCGCGAGCTGCCCGTATGGGGCGGCGGCCGAGTGGTCCCGCGCCAGACCGACCCGGAGGTGGAGCCGTACCCGGCCATCGCCGCCGATGCCTTCGACCCCGCGGTCAAGGACGGGCTGGTGGAGTTCTTCCGTACGGCCCTGCACCGCGACGCCTCTCAGCGCTTCCCGGATCTGAAGCCGATGCGCGACGCCTGGAAGCGGATCTTCCTGGCCATGGACCAGGCCAAGCCGTCGACGAAGTCGAAGCGGCCGGGCCAGCAGCCGGCGACGGCTCCTCAGACGGCCGCCGAGCGCGGGCCGGCTGCCATCGCCGACGCCGAGGAAGAGACCGCGGAGGAGCTGCGCGACCAGCTGGCCGCCGCCGTGGACCGGGAGACCAACCTCTCGGCCGCCGGCCTGAGCCCGGCCGCCCAATCCTTCGTCTTCGGGCTGGACGTGGAGACGGTCGGCCAGCTGCTGGACTACAGCCAGCGGACTCTGGTCAACGCGCCGGGACTGGGCCCGAAGACCCGTAACGAAGTCCTGGCCCGGATCAAGCAGTGGCGACAGCTCCTCGCCGAGCAGCCCGCCGCACCGCTCACCCCAGCGGGCCGCAAAGCCGCGAAGGAAGAGCTGTCGGCGGCGGAGTCTGCGGTCGCGGTCTCCTTGGTGGGCACGGACGCGGCGCGGGAGCTGACCGAGCGGGCCCTGCGGACCATCAGCCTGGACGCACTGGCCACGGTCTTCGTGCCGGAGCTGAAGAAGAACGAGTCGAACCGCAACGAGTGCGAGACGGTACGGCTGCTGCTGCGGCTCCCCGACGAGCGCGGTGTGCTGCCTCAGATCGGTGTCTGGCCGAGGCAGAAGGACGTGGCCGCGGCGCTGGGGCTCGATCCCAGCACCATCTCGAACCTGATCAAGGAGCAGCGCAAGCGCTGGGCCAAGCAGCCTGCCGTCCAGACGCTGCGTACCGAGATCCTGGAGTTGTTGCGCGAGCTGGGCCGGGTCGCCTCGGCCGCCGAGATCGCGGACGCGCTCGCAGTGCGCAGGGGCACAGAGCTCGCCGAGCCCGAGCAGCGGCGGGCTCTGGCTCTGGCGGCGGTGCGTGCGGTGGTGGAGGTCGAGGCGGCCGACCCCACCGACTTCCAGCACTCGCCCAACCGGAATGCTTCCGACGAGGCCATGGGCGCCGGGCTGCTGGCCTTGGAGGTCGCCGAGGACGATGCCCCGGACACCCCATCGGCCCCTGGGCTGCTCGCGTACGCACTGCGGCTCGGGAAGGTCGCGGACCGGCTGGCGAAGCTCGATACCCTGCCGACAGCGGCGACCGTCCTCGGCGAGCTGAGCGGTGTCCCGCAGCCGAGCGCGGCGGTGGACTGGGACGAGCGTCGCATGGTCGAGCTGGCAGCGGCTGCTTCGCGTAACGCGGCGGCCACCCCGCGCCTGGAGATCTACCCGCGTGACCTGCCCCTCGTACGGGCCCTGCGGCTGACCCAGGCGGGGCTGATCCGCCTGACCCCCGGCCTGGACCGCGACCGCCAGCCGGGCCTGACGCCTTCCGATGTGCACGACCGAGTCCGGGCCCGGTTCCCGGAGATCCTGGATGCGCGTGGCGGCCACACCCTGCCGGTGGGCGGTCCGCTGACCACCGCGCTGCGGGATGCCGGGTTCGACCTGGACCTGGAGACCCGGGCGGGCACCTCCGTGGTCCGCTACCTGCCGACGAAACGCAAGGACGACTCCAACTTCCTCACCTTGGGCGACCGGCGGCAGCCGACCGCCACCCTGTCGGCGCACCGGTACGCGGACGACCCGCAGGTGGCGGAGGCGGTGGCGGCGCAGGAGCGGCTGCTGTCGTCGGCGCCGCGGGACGGCTTCCGGGTACTGACCGTACGGACCGGTCTGGCGCCGAAGGCGGGCGCAGCCCTGGTGGGTGAGCAGTTCAGCGCTGAGCCGGTGTCGGTGACCAAGATGTTCCTCGGCGCCCTGCACGAGCTGGTGGACCAGCGGCCGCTGCCGACGTGGGAGACGATCCTGCGGGCGGATGTGGCGGAGCCGGGTACCAGGGGTGCGCTGAAGTTCGCCGAGTACGCGCGGACGGCGTGGGGCACGGTGGAGCCGCGGCTGGCGGAGCTGCTGGAGGGTGGCCGTACTGCTGGTGTCCCACTGCTGCTGACCGATGGTGGCGTGCTGGCGCGGTACGACGCGATGGGCGTGCTGGAGCGGCTCGCGGAGCGGGCACGGGAAGGCGGGCGCGGGCTGTGGCTGCTGTGCCCTCAGAGCGACCCGGCGCGTCCGCCTAGGCTGGGGAGTGTGGCCGTGCCTTATCAGGCGGGGCTCGGTGAGTGGATTCCGCTGCCGGACGCGTGGGTGGACGATCAGCGCCGTTCGGGGCTGGGGGAATGA